The Magnolia sinica isolate HGM2019 chromosome 10, MsV1, whole genome shotgun sequence genome includes a window with the following:
- the LOC131217226 gene encoding probable xyloglucan endotransglucosylase/hydrolase protein 23: MASSSSYTIVLLMLPLLLLASSLIPAYAGNFYQDFDTTFGDGRVRILNNGELLTLSLDKASGSGFKSKNEYLFGNIDMQLKLVPGNSAGTVTAYYLTSQGPTWDEIDFEFLGNLSGDPYILHTNVFTQGKGNREQQFYLWFDPTADFHTYSILWNPQQIIFSVDGTPIRKFKNMEANGVAYPKNQPMRIYSSLWNADDWATPGGLVKTDWSQAPFTASYRNFNANACVWSSGTSSCDSKAQSTNNGWLTQELDSTGEERLRWVQKNYMIYDYCSDSKRFPQGFPPECNNTQRN; the protein is encoded by the exons atggcctcttcttcttcttatactATTGTTCTCTTAATGTTGCCGTTATTACTATTAGCTTCCTCTCTAATACCTGCTTATGCTGGTAATTTCTACCAAGACTTCGATACCACATTCGGCGACGGCCGTGTCAGGATCCTAAACAATGGCGAATTACTCACTCTCTCCCTCGACAAGGCTTCCGGCTCCGGATTCAAATCCAAGAACGAATATCTCTTCGGAAATATCGATATGCAGCTGAAGCTCGTCCCTGGCAACTCTGCTGGCACCGTTACAGCATACTAT CTAACATCACAAGGACCAACATGGGACGAGATCGACTTCGAATTCCTCGGCAACCTTAGCGGAGACCCTTACATTCTCCACACTAACGTGTTCACACAAGGGAAAGGAAACAGAGAGCAACAGTTCTACCTATGGTTCGACCCAACTGCCGACTTCCACACATACTCCATCCTCTGGAATCCTCAGCAAATCAT ATTCTCTGTGGATGGAACCCCCATCAGAAAATTCAAAAACATGGAGGCAAACGGTGTCGCATACCCAAAGAACCAACCGATGAGGATCTACTCCAGCCTTTGGAACGCCGATGACTGGGCCACCCCTGGTGGGCTGGTCAAGACCGATTGGTCACAAGCACCCTTCACTGCTTCCTATAGAAATTTCAATGCCAATGCATGTGTCTGGTCATCGGGCACATCTTCATGCGATTCAAAGGCTCAGTCCACCAACAACGGATGGCTCACCCAAGAGCTGGATTCGACTGGCGaagagaggttgagatgggtGCAGAAAAATTACATGATCTATGACTATTGCAGCGATTCAAAGCGATTTCCACAAGGCTTCCCTCCCGAATGCAACAACACCCAACGGAATTAG
- the LOC131217231 gene encoding probable xyloglucan endotransglucosylase/hydrolase protein 23, translating into MASSSYINILIMLPLLLLASSLIPTYAANFYQDFDPTFGDGRVRILNNGELLTLSLDKASGSGFKSKNEYLFGNIHMQLKLVPGNSAGTVTAYYLTSQGPTWDEIDFEFLGNLSGDPYILHTNVFTQGKGNREQQFYLWFDPTADFHTYSILWNPQNIIFSVDGTPIRKFKNMESNGVAYPKNQPMRIYSSLWNADDWATRGGLVKTDWSQAPFTASYRNFNANACVWSSGASSCDSKAQSTNDGWLNQEIDSTGEERLIWVQKNYMIYNYCSDSKRFPQGFPPECNSTQQN; encoded by the exons ATGGCCTCTTCTTCTTATATTAATATTCTTATAATGTTGCCCTTATTACTATTAGCTTCCTCTCTAATACCTACTTATGCTGCTAATTTCTACCAAGACTTCGATCCCACATTTGGCGACGGCCGTGTAAGAATCCTAAACAATGGCGAATTACTCACTCTCTCCCTCGACAAGGCTTCCGGCTCCGGATTCAAATCCAAGAATGAATATCTCTTCGGAAATATCCATATGCAGCTGAAGCTCGTCCCTGGCAATTCTGCTGGCACCGTTACAGCATACTAT CTAACATCACAAGGACCAACATGGGACGAGATCGACTTTGAATTCCTCGGCAACCTTAGCGGAGACCCTTACATTCTCCACACCAATGTGTTCACGCAAGGAAAGGGAAACAGAGAGCAACAATTCTACCTATGGTTCGACCCAACTGCAGACTTCCATACATACTCCATCCTCTGGAATCCCCAAAACATCAT ATTCTCTGTGGATGGCACCCCCATCAGAAAATTCAAGAACATGGAGTCGAACGGTGTCGCATACCCGAAGAACCAACCGATGAGGATCTACTCGAGCCTCTGGAACGCTGATGACTGGGCCACCCGTGGTGGGCTTGTCAAGACAGATTGGTCACAAGCGCCCTTCACTGCTTCCTATAGAAATTTCAACGCCAATGCATGTGTCTGGTCATCAGGCGCGTCTTCATGTGATTCAAAAGCTCAGTCCACCAACGATGGATGGCTCAACCAAGAGATAGATTCGACAGGCGAAGAGAGGTTGATATGGGTGcagaagaattacatgatctataACTATTGCAGTGATTCAAAGAGGTTTCCACAGGGCTTCCCTCCCGAATGCAACAGCACCCAACAGAATTAG